GGACTTAGAAGAGCTGGGAAAAGTTAGCTGTGAAGACTTAAAGGATGAAGAAACTAACCAGCTAACCGAACTAGGTCAAAAGCTAAATAATATCCTAATTGGTTATAGGTTGGGCTTGTCAATTGAAGAAGTACTTGAAGCGGATAGGCTGGGGGTTTCAATGGAGACTATACGCAATGGCATGAAATTAGGTATTCCCTATGGAGAAATACTGTTAATGAACGCACCACCCAAACCTACAGCTACAATGTTAGACTAATATGGGTATCGATTATCAGCCCACCAGCTAAGAATTTCCTGGGCAGCTGGTGCCGCAAACTGTGACCCTTCTCCAGCATTTTCGATCATCACTATCATTACAATTTGTGTGTCTATATCTGGTGCCCCAATTGTAAACCAAGCATGAGCCTTTGAACGATTTTGATTGACATCCCCTGACTCTGTACTAGTCTCAGCAGTACCAGTTTTGCCAGCTACCCCAAAAGGTAAATTGGAAAATATGGAGCCGGTAGTACCAATTGATGAGGCTGCCTGGCGCATCCCCTCAAGTACTAATTGTCGATTTGCCTCACTATACAATCCCTCCTGAATTAGTTTTGGTTCTAGTGTCTGACCACCAATCGACTTAACAAAATTCGGCTGATAAAATTTTCCCCCTGCAAATATTGAAGCAGTAGCATATAGCATCTGCAATGGTGTTGCTAGAAGTTCACCCTGACCAATACTAATATTATAACTATCTCCAAGTAGCCAATCCCGTCCAGCTTTAGCCCATTTATCTGGCGTCGGCAAACTACCAGGTGATTCACCAGGTATATTCACCCCTGTCAGTTGACCTAAGCCAAATTTTTGATACCAGCTAGTCAATGCCTCCCCACCAAGACCAACCAACTCCTTATATCCTCCACCGACAATATAATAAAATATATCACTACTAAGAGCCAAAGCTCTGACAACATTGACAGGTCCCAACCCAGCTGGATTCCACCCCTTGAATTGGTAGACTATACTTGGATCATAAACATTCTCTATCAATAATGAACCAGTATCATTATAGGTAGTATTTTGATCTATTACACCAGACTCTAGCCCAGCGAGTGAAATGAGTGGCTTAATAATAGACCCAACTGGATAACTTCCCCCCATCAACCTATTAAACAGTGGATTATTTTGATCTAAAACCAACTTATCATAATCTGTCTGGCTAATCCCTTGATCAAAAAGATTATTATCATAGCTAGGATAATTGACAGCAGCCAAAACCTCTCCCGTATTCGGATTAATAGCCATCATACTTCCTCGATTGCTACCAGCCTTTTGACTATATTTCTCTATCACTTGATAGGCTTTTTCCTGCAACCCTAGATCAAGAGTTGTTACCAAGTCACCTCCATCTACTGGCTCTTGGCTGGGACGGAACCGAATTGGTTTGCCTGAGGCATCCACCTCAAACTGTATCTTTCCATCCTGTCCAGAAAGTGTTTGATTAAACTCTTGCTCCAGACCCAACTTGCCAATAATGTCAGTCACTTGATACTGATCACTATCCTCAAGATCTTCAGCTGTAACTCTACCAGTATACCCTAGGATATGAGCAAACTGTTCAGGATAGAGGTATTCACGACTAGGCCTAATTTCAACTCCGAATCCGGTCAACTTAGTCTCAATTTCCTGTAATGAAATAGCTTGATCTTTGTCGATATTATCAGCTATTACAATAGTCTCTCTCTGGCGCAATTTAGACTGTATCTGATCAAGCTTTGCCTGATAATCAAGTTCGATGATTTGACTGATCAGACCAAGATCAGTTTCTAGCTTATCAGGGTCATCGTCTAATAAACTTGGATTAAGTACCAACTGATATTCTGAGGTATTTTTGAGTAATGGTTGATTATTACGATCAAAAATAATACCTCTCGGTGCTCGTATCAATTGACTTCTCAATCTATTAGTTTGAGCTAAAAAATCCAAATCCTTGGCTTCAATAAACTGCAAATTAAACAACTGTCCAATATACAGAGCTCCAACTAATAGCACCGGAACAAATAATAACTTAAAAAATTTCTTATCTACTTCTTGCTCAATCCTTTGTTCGGAGCTACCAGCAAGTAGCTGACTTGACCAAAGCTCACTATCATTGATCTTTTGTTGAAAACTACTAGACTGATAATCTCGTCCCTGATCATAATGCTCACCAAAGATATTTATTTTCCCCATGACCATCTCCGATGATTTTGGTTACTAATCCAAAAACTGCGTAATGACAATATCAATCCAATCAATAAAAAATCTGATATTAAATTGATCAAAACCCTAAGATAATCAACCCCCCCAATTAGACTCAAATCACTAGCATAGACTACTGTTATTAGTTGGTACAACAGACTGGAGGCAATAACGAGTAATATCAAGCTAAAATTCTGATTGGGATTATTGGCAATTCTTAGACCAAAACCCGCAACAAGACAAATCAAAATCAAAAATGGTGTTGATATCCCGATATTCCAAGGACTATTAAGATCTAGAATTATACCAAATACTAGACAATACCAAACTAAACTACTTAAACTAAAACGCAACGTGAGTATCAAAATAAATATGATCACCAATTGGGGTTGGATAGGGATTAGACTAGGCCAATTAACTTGAATCAGGCTAATCAGTATGCCTATCACAAATAATAATATCTTCACTAGACACCCACGATTACAAATACTGTCTCAAGACTACTGACATCAAAATCTAAATCAATTAATGCTGATTTAAACAGCCCACCATCATCTTCTATCACAGTATTAACCAGCCCAATATTAATCCCCTTTGGTACCAACTGGTTACCCCTGGTAATTACCCTCTCCCCAATCTGAATATTCCCATCCAATGCTAGTTGCCTCAGTTGAACACCCTGTCCAGGCTGACCTTGCAAAAGCCCTATCTCTCGTGATTCCTGGGTTAATCCTGCCAATCGAAATGCTGGATCTGTCAAGAGTACAACCTCTGATGAAGTTTGTCCAGTTGACTCAATTAATCCGATAAGACTACTCCTATACACTACCGCCATGCCTTCGACTACACCTTGACTCTTGCCAATATCAATAGTCAAAGTCTTGCGCAAATTAGTGGCACTCCCACTAACGAGGTTGGCTGATTGTAGCTGCCAATTAGTCTCAGACTGAACATTCAACTGACTTCGTAAGTCACGATTTTCTCTAGCTGCTTCCTCGATATCAATCAGCTGTTGTCTGAGTTCTCCGACTTGATTCCTTAGCTGGTTATTTTCCTCACTGATTTCACCAAGTGAACCAATAATCTCCCAATCCTGGCTAATGTTGGCAATTCTTTTACTAATTGATCCTGAAA
Above is a window of Candidatus Saccharibacteria bacterium DNA encoding:
- the mreD gene encoding rod shape-determining protein MreD — its product is MKILLFVIGILISLIQVNWPSLIPIQPQLVIIFILILTLRFSLSSLVWYCLVFGIILDLNSPWNIGISTPFLILICLVAGFGLRIANNPNQNFSLILLVIASSLLYQLITVVYASDLSLIGGVDYLRVLINLISDFLLIGLILSLRSFWISNQNHRRWSWGK
- the mrdA gene encoding penicillin-binding protein 2, coding for MGKINIFGEHYDQGRDYQSSSFQQKINDSELWSSQLLAGSSEQRIEQEVDKKFFKLLFVPVLLVGALYIGQLFNLQFIEAKDLDFLAQTNRLRSQLIRAPRGIIFDRNNQPLLKNTSEYQLVLNPSLLDDDPDKLETDLGLISQIIELDYQAKLDQIQSKLRQRETIVIADNIDKDQAISLQEIETKLTGFGVEIRPSREYLYPEQFAHILGYTGRVTAEDLEDSDQYQVTDIIGKLGLEQEFNQTLSGQDGKIQFEVDASGKPIRFRPSQEPVDGGDLVTTLDLGLQEKAYQVIEKYSQKAGSNRGSMMAINPNTGEVLAAVNYPSYDNNLFDQGISQTDYDKLVLDQNNPLFNRLMGGSYPVGSIIKPLISLAGLESGVIDQNTTYNDTGSLLIENVYDPSIVYQFKGWNPAGLGPVNVVRALALSSDIFYYIVGGGYKELVGLGGEALTSWYQKFGLGQLTGVNIPGESPGSLPTPDKWAKAGRDWLLGDSYNISIGQGELLATPLQMLYATASIFAGGKFYQPNFVKSIGGQTLEPKLIQEGLYSEANRQLVLEGMRQAASSIGTTGSIFSNLPFGVAGKTGTAETSTESGDVNQNRSKAHAWFTIGAPDIDTQIVMIVMIENAGEGSQFAAPAAQEILSWWADNRYPY
- a CDS encoding rod shape-determining protein MreC, which gives rise to MKLSLRYSLILVVLIMSGLMLIWNLSLFSPIRYSIEKFNNNLSGSISKRIANISQDWEIIGSLGEISEENNQLRNQVGELRQQLIDIEEAARENRDLRSQLNVQSETNWQLQSANLVSGSATNLRKTLTIDIGKSQGVVEGMAVVYRSSLIGLIESTGQTSSEVVLLTDPAFRLAGLTQESREIGLLQGQPGQGVQLRQLALDGNIQIGERVITRGNQLVPKGINIGLVNTVIEDDGGLFKSALIDLDFDVSSLETVFVIVGV